In the genome of Streptomyces collinus, one region contains:
- a CDS encoding GNAT family N-acetyltransferase, translated as MQITIRDGGPDDIPAILGMLDGCVEWLVSQGRTGQWGTKPLSQSPKTVESVGRYMTEGSVFMAEVDGVPAGTVTLTGSAGAYLSHLPQPGEPERYIHWLASDRRFQGHGVGSALLAHAAEETRRAGISLLRVDCYAGDDGKLVRYYESNGFTRTQAFTVGENDWPGQLLARRV; from the coding sequence GCGGGCCCGACGACATTCCCGCGATACTCGGCATGCTCGACGGCTGTGTGGAGTGGCTGGTCTCCCAGGGGCGCACGGGGCAGTGGGGGACGAAGCCCCTCTCCCAGAGCCCGAAGACGGTGGAGTCGGTCGGCCGGTACATGACGGAAGGCAGCGTGTTCATGGCCGAGGTCGACGGCGTCCCGGCCGGCACAGTCACCCTCACCGGCTCGGCGGGCGCCTACCTGTCCCATCTCCCGCAGCCCGGCGAACCCGAGCGCTACATCCACTGGCTGGCCTCCGACCGCCGCTTCCAGGGGCACGGCGTGGGCAGCGCCCTGCTCGCGCACGCCGCCGAGGAGACCCGCCGCGCCGGGATCTCCCTCCTGCGCGTCGACTGCTACGCCGGCGACGACGGCAAGCTCGTCCGCTACTACGAGTCCAACGGCTTCACCCGCACCCAGGCCTTCACGGTCGGCGAGAACGACTGGCCCGGCCAGCTGCTGGCCCGGCGGGTGTAG